One Camelus dromedarius isolate mCamDro1 chromosome 6, mCamDro1.pat, whole genome shotgun sequence genomic region harbors:
- the PNLDC1 gene encoding poly(A)-specific ribonuclease PNLDC1: protein MAFCPFSDCKGIAAEQGKRPLIAKAESKQPFTLAGKVFKGKHLGANTWARAVASAAGRHRRRLPGPVARGGVAFPPREPFKAAARRKRVAARGRTGRPRPSCVAMDLGADEFEQSLPLLQELVLGADFLGLDIEFTGLRSNLSRPQQISLFDLPSEWYLKTRQSVQQFTICQIGLSAFSSIEGESSKYVAHSCNFFLFPTTFGILDSEFSFQASSIQFLNRYGFDYNKFLKKGIPYMNEEQEKTIKHSILTGNWRVRSSLHKDQIKAVINEVTRWLDLAEEGDWMTLPDIAGFQAFEVQLVLRKALPDIWTMLREHGVIVKKVSKQHRWYLENTSCDRESCWKEKTLLSARGFSVFFQMLVKAQKPLVGHNMMMDLLHLHEKFFRPLPESYDEFKLNIHNLFPILIDTKNVTKDIWKELNFPRVSSLSELHDILNSDLNPTKDSGPVIIHASKCEKYVETKYPHEAAYDAFLCGSVFLRVAHLLLWRVHGSVPMPEPSFPLYLDVLAPYVNQVNLIRAGVPKINFSGPDYPSIRPPILILSVRSWRGVSEQQVYREFQNLCKFDVRRLTRSQFLLLTNKFKDARSVLKEYRGHPTLRVSLYRYWRHSPNINCLLQVCGVVTTWALVAFLLGRPHS, encoded by the exons ATGGCATTCTGCCCTTTTAGTGACTGCAAAGGAATCGCCGCGGAGCAGGGTAAACGGCCTTTGATTGCTAAGGCGGAGTCTAAGCAACCCTTCACCCTAGCGGGCAAAGTGTTTAAGGGCAAGCACCTGGGGGCAAACACCTGGGCGCGGGCGGTGGCCAGCGCAGCCGGGCGGCACAGACGGAGGCTCCCGGGGCCAGTGGCGCGCGGGGGCGTTGCGTTTCCCCCGCGCGAGCCCTTTAAGGCGGCGGCGCGGCGGAAGCGCGTGGCAGCGCGTGGCCGCACTGGGCGCCCTCGGCCGAGCTGCGTGGCCATGGACTTGGGCGCCGACGAGTTCGAGCAGAGCCTCCCGCTGCTGCAGGAGCTCGTCCTGGGCGCAGACTTCCTGG GTCTGGATATAGAATTCACAGGCCTTCGTTCTAACCTGTCCAGGCCCCAGCAGATCAG TCTTTTTGACTTGCCGTCAGAGTGGTATCTAAAGACTCGTCAGAGTGTTCAGCAATTCACAATCTGTCAGATAG GATTGTCAGCGTTCTCCAGTATTGAAGGAGAGTCAAGCAA gtaTGTAGCCCATTCGTgtaacttctttctcttccctacaACGTTTGGGATTTTGGATTCAGAGTTCTCTTTCCAGGCTTCCAGCATTCAGTTTTTGAATCGGTATGGCTTCGACTATAACAAG TTTCTCAAAAAAGGAATCCCATATATGAACGAAGAACAGGAGAAGACAATAAAACACAGCATCCTAACTGGGAACTGGAGAGTTCGCAG TTCTCTGCACAAAGACCAGATCAAGGCGGTGATCAACGAGGTGACGCGCTGGCTGGACCTGGCTGAGGAAGGCGACTGGATGACCCTCCCTGATATTGCTG GCTTCCAAGCCTTCGAGGTCCAGCTTGTGCTGAGGAAGGCCCTCCCCGACATCTGGACGATGCTGAGAGAACACGGG GTGATAGTGAAGAAAGTGAGTAAACAGCATCGCTGGTATCTTGAGAACACCTCTTGTGATCGAGAGAGCTGTTGGAAGGAGAAGACTCTCCTCTCTGCAAGgggtttctctgtgtttttccagATGCTGGTGAAAGCccagaag CCCTTAGTGGGACATAATATGATGATGGATCTGCTGCATCTCCACGAGAAGTTCTTCAGGCCTCTCCCAG aaagctACGATGAATTCAAGCTGAACATCCACAATCTATTTCCTATTCTTATCGACACCAAGAATGTGACAAAGGACATCTGGAAG GAACTGAATTTCCCAAGGGTTTCAAGTCTTTCAGAGCTTCACGACATCCTGAACAG tGACTTGAATCCCACGAAGGATTCTGGGCCAGTGATTATTCACGCAAGCAAATGTGAGAAATACG TTGAGACAAAGTACCCCCATGAAGCAGCGTACGATGCCTTCCTCTGCGGATCAG ttttcttgagGGTGGCACACCTGCTTCTCTGGAGAGTGCACGG CTCTGTGCCCATGCCTgagccctccttccctctctacCTCGATGTGCTGGCGCCCTATGTGAACCAGGTGAATCTTATCCGAGCCGGGGTCCCCAAGATC AATTTTTCTGGTCCAGATTATCCCAGCATCCGACCTCCCATCCTCATCCTGAGTGTCAGGAGCTGGCGTGGGGTCAGCGAGCAGCAAGTCTACCGCGAGTTTCAGAATCTCTGCAAATTCGACGTCAGGAGACTGACACGGAGCCAGTTCCTGCTCCTGACCAACAAGTTTAAGGA TGCTCGGAGCGTCCTGAAGGAGTACAGGGGCCACCCGACCCTGCGCGTCTCCCTGTACCGGTACTGGAGACACTCCCCGAACATCAACTGCTTGTTACA AGTCTGTGGCGTGGTCACTACCTGGGCCCTTGTCGCCTTTCTCCTTGGAAGACCTCACTCCTGA
- the MRPL18 gene encoding large ribosomal subunit protein uL18m isoform X1 gives MALRSRLWELSSVCRNPGCGVAALSTSSKPAVKPEADVVENEAVAPEFTNRNPRNLELLAFARKERGWRTVWPSREFWHRLRVIRTQHHVEAFVEHRSGQVVVSASTREWAIKRHLYSTRNVVACESVGRVLAERCLEAGINFMVYQPTPWEAASDSFKRLESAMTEGGVVLQEPRRIYE, from the exons ATGGCGCTTCGGTCGCGGCTCTGGGAGTTGTCTTCGGTTTGCAGGAACCCGG GATGTGGGGTGGCGGCTCTCTCAACCAGTTCCAAGCCAGCGGTGAAGCCTGAAGCGGACGTTGTGGAAAATGAAGCTGTTGCCCCAGAGTTCACCAACCGGAACCCCCGGAATCTGGAGCTCTTGGCTTTTGCCAGAAAAGAGCGGGGCTGGAGGACAGTGTGGCCCTCCCGGGAGTTCTGGCACAG GTTGAGAGTCATAAGGACTCAGCATCATGTAGAAGCATTTGTGGAACACCGCAGTGGCCAGGTTGTGGTTTCAGCATCCACCCGTGAATGGGCTATTAAAAGGCACCTTTATAGTACCAGAAACGTGGTGGCTTGTGAGAGTGTGGGACGAGTGCTGGCAGAGCGATGCTTAGAAGCAGGAATCAACTTCATGGTCTACCAACCAACTCCTTGGGAGGCAGCCTCAGACTcg TTCAAACGACTAGAGAGTGCTATGACAGAAGGTGGTGTGGTGCTGCAGGAGCCTCGGAGAATCTATGAATGA
- the MRPL18 gene encoding large ribosomal subunit protein uL18m isoform X2 produces the protein MALRSRLWELSSVCRNPGCGVAALSTSSKPAVKPEADVVENEAVAPEFTNRNPRNLELLAFARKERGWRTVWPSREFWHRLRVIRTQHHVEAFVEHRSGQVVVSASTLQTTRECYDRRWCGAAGASENL, from the exons ATGGCGCTTCGGTCGCGGCTCTGGGAGTTGTCTTCGGTTTGCAGGAACCCGG GATGTGGGGTGGCGGCTCTCTCAACCAGTTCCAAGCCAGCGGTGAAGCCTGAAGCGGACGTTGTGGAAAATGAAGCTGTTGCCCCAGAGTTCACCAACCGGAACCCCCGGAATCTGGAGCTCTTGGCTTTTGCCAGAAAAGAGCGGGGCTGGAGGACAGTGTGGCCCTCCCGGGAGTTCTGGCACAG GTTGAGAGTCATAAGGACTCAGCATCATGTAGAAGCATTTGTGGAACACCGCAGTGGCCAGGTTGTGGTTTCAGCATCCACCC TTCAAACGACTAGAGAGTGCTATGACAGAAGGTGGTGTGGTGCTGCAGGAGCCTCGGAGAATCTATGA